A section of the Deltaproteobacteria bacterium genome encodes:
- a CDS encoding YihY/virulence factor BrkB family protein, which produces MQIPVLAFHGLIRRKSLIRISALAYSTVLALIPLLALLFAIFKGLGLQRLLAAQLLPRLAGGSQEFARQILNYIEATKVTSLGIFGVIWLLVALVLVMTNVEQAFNEVWGVPHTRPWWRKLSDYLSIFLLLPLLMAVSLSIATAIRGHPAIRGFFQTVLPGIFDSASSYLISFGLIWLAFTFIYLVMPNTRVRFLSALLGGIVGGSLWQVAQWIFLWFQATATYYNAIYGALYQLLFLIIWIFWSWLVILFGSEVAFAHQHLPQLVKEFRRPHQEGQNVDEYLGLAALMAIGKRFYREQEPLTLNELTELFSLEPNSALELVKALQLSGLVVELATSDGQGLATYLPQRPLDRVSTLEVINGLRQRRWAALSPSLSMKNSPVLWLERLIEGKQKTNLEKLSVKDLIDQETGGTPLSATNSGKD; this is translated from the coding sequence GTGCAGATCCCCGTTCTGGCTTTCCACGGGTTGATCCGCCGAAAATCGCTGATCCGGATTTCGGCCCTGGCCTATTCCACTGTTCTAGCTCTGATTCCCTTGCTAGCTCTGCTGTTTGCCATTTTTAAGGGCCTGGGTTTACAGCGTTTGTTGGCAGCCCAACTGCTTCCCCGCTTGGCCGGCGGCTCCCAGGAATTTGCCCGGCAGATTCTCAATTACATCGAGGCCACTAAGGTAACCTCCCTGGGCATTTTCGGAGTGATATGGCTGCTGGTGGCCCTGGTCCTGGTGATGACCAATGTCGAGCAAGCCTTTAATGAGGTCTGGGGTGTTCCCCATACCCGTCCCTGGTGGCGCAAACTGAGCGATTACCTGAGCATTTTTCTGCTACTGCCCTTGCTGATGGCCGTTTCACTGTCGATAGCTACCGCTATCCGGGGACATCCTGCCATCCGGGGTTTTTTCCAGACGGTTTTACCGGGGATTTTCGATTCCGCCTCGAGTTATCTGATTTCTTTCGGTCTGATCTGGTTAGCATTTACCTTTATCTACCTAGTGATGCCCAACACCCGGGTCAGGTTCCTGTCCGCCCTGTTGGGGGGCATTGTCGGGGGCAGCCTCTGGCAGGTGGCCCAATGGATTTTTCTATGGTTCCAGGCCACCGCAACTTATTACAATGCCATCTACGGGGCCCTCTATCAACTGCTATTTTTGATTATCTGGATTTTCTGGAGCTGGCTGGTGATCCTGTTCGGCAGCGAAGTCGCCTTCGCCCATCAACACCTGCCTCAATTAGTCAAAGAATTCCGCCGACCCCACCAGGAGGGCCAGAACGTGGATGAATACCTGGGCCTGGCGGCGCTGATGGCTATCGGCAAGCGCTTCTATCGGGAACAGGAACCCTTGACCCTGAATGAATTAACTGAGCTGTTCTCCCTGGAACCAAACTCTGCCCTGGAACTGGTTAAGGCTCTGCAACTGAGCGGTCTGGTGGTCGAGCTTGCCACCAGCGACGGTCAGGGACTGGCGACGTATCTGCCGCAACGGCCTTTGGACCGGGTCTCGACCCTGGAAGTAATCAATGGTTTACGGCAACGGCGCTGGGCAGCTTTGAGTCCGTCTCTCTCAATGAAAAACAGCCCAGTACTTTGGTTGGAGCGCTTAATCGAAGGCAAACAGAAGACAAATTTAGAAAAGCTAAGCGTTAAGGATTTGATTGATCAGGAAACCGGGGGAACCCCGTTATCAGCCACGAACTCAGGGAAAGATTGA